One Salvelinus fontinalis isolate EN_2023a chromosome 27, ASM2944872v1, whole genome shotgun sequence genomic region harbors:
- the LOC129825068 gene encoding uncharacterized protein LOC129825068, whose translation MPAQRIWPPVRLYGPGYPAPALRTVSPMRLHSPVCPVPAPRICRAKVTIQEERVVHAPSSRPPVRLHGPVYPLPLPSLVSPVAAQRTRLPIRLLPPVMIHGTKPPVKIHGKKPLVMINGKKPPVMIHGKKPPVMIHGKKPPVMIHGTKPPVRSHGTKASSPEPPATFSSPESPVTASSRGPPARVPSPGPATRVPSPGPATRVPSPGPATRVPSPGPATSVPSPGHTTRVPSPGPATRVPSPGPATRVPAPEAPPKWGEPEAEGVYVPHQSRRRKGSPTGPSPLESGFAAGVRTFGGGTVTPWP comes from the exons atgccggctcagcgcatctggccgccagtacgtctctacggcccgggatatcctgcgccggctctgcgcactgtgtctccgatgcgtctgcacagcccagtgtgtcctgtgcctgcgccccgcatcTGCAGGGCGAAAGTAACCATCCAGGAAGAACGGGTTGTGCACGCTcctagctcgagacctccagtgcgcctccacggcccagtgtatcctttGCCTCTGCCTAG cctggtgagccctgtggcagctcaacgtaccagactgcccatacgtctcctccctccagtgatgatccatggcacgaagcctccagtgaagatccatggcaagaagcctctagtgatgatcaatggcaagaagcctccagtgatgatccatggcaagaagcctccagtgatgatccatggcaagaagcctccagtgatgatccatggcacgaagcctccagtgaggagtcatggaacaaaggcctccagtccggagcctccagcaacgttctccagtccggagtctccagtgACGGCCTCCAGTCGGGGGCccccagcgagggtgcccagtccggggcccgcaacgagggtgcccagtccggggcccgcaacgagggttcccagtccggggcccgcaacgagggtgcccagtccggggcccgcaacgagtgtgcccagtccggggcacacaacgagggtgcccagtccggggcccgcaacgagggtgcccagtccggggcccgctacgagggtccccgcaccagaggcgccaccaaagtggggggagccagaggcggagggggtctacgtcccgcaccagagccgccgccGTAAAGGAAGCCCaaccggaccctcccctttagagtcaggttttgcggccggagtccgcacctttggggggggtactgtcacgccctggccatag